The Anoplolepis gracilipes chromosome 17, ASM4749672v1, whole genome shotgun sequence genome window below encodes:
- the LOC140675243 gene encoding uncharacterized protein yields the protein MGQTMGRMPETWQGLLEERDRVLHWSSEVLARVQDNVTNEDTFLMDYDDDKIDGKINTWIKTNKTRVDETFNKFANAPNEIKNVVKTGIEKLFEEIQTKMRKDYRNAYNNIKKFNKNVDQLGADERKIHAEIQKLEQECAGDVQKFQKKFGPLRVKVFDNLRAGEKMIFKDKVLKTDFIKKVYDIDHKYSADCTKRIDKMLKDFEKSATKYETQ from the exons ATGGGTCAAACTATGGGTAGAATGCCTGAAACATGGCAAGGTCTCCTGGAGGAGAGAGATCGTGTTTTACACTGGAGTTCCGAAGTCTTAGCAAGAGTACAGGATAACGTTACAAACGAGGATACGTTTTTGATGGACTATGATGACGACAAGATTGACGGTAAAATCAATACGTGGATCAAAACTAATAAGACACGAGTTGACGAGACATTTAATAAGTTCGCGAATGCaccaaatgaaataaaaaatgtagtcAAAACTGGAATAGAAAAg CTTTTCGAAGAAATACAAACGAAAATGCGGAAAGATTATAGAAAtgcatataacaatataaagaagtttaacaaaaatgtGGATCAGTTGGGCGCGgacgaaagaaaaattcacGCTGAAATACAAAAGTTGGAGCAGGAATGCGCGGGAGACGTGCAAAAgtttcaaaagaaatttgGACCATTGCGAGTAAAAGTTTTCGATAACTTGAGAGCCGgagaaaaaatgatattcaAAGATAAAGTATTGAAAActgatttcattaaaaag GTGTACGATATTGATCACAAATATTCTGCCGATTGCACGAAACGGATCGACAAAATGCTCAAAGATTTCGAGAAAAGCGCGACAAAATATGAAACGCAATGA